A region from the Lolium perenne isolate Kyuss_39 chromosome 4, Kyuss_2.0, whole genome shotgun sequence genome encodes:
- the LOC127348735 gene encoding uncharacterized protein, with protein MAEQQKRMRTSSGGSTSFSTPSAIVKREAEVEQMVVIQAGIQAGAAAAPTDQQGSTQGDDSSKFMIVFVDRDRWLHCAACSGPLKTPVYKCGAAGHKVYCTCRGDDSPVAKSCCRACNGAAASFTLCSDDFQELIGSHRVACPYKAYGCRRLVSYLTVDEHRRACPDKPCSCFELAAGCDGGFVGSPRTLHDHLVGPLHWWPTRKFEYGKTQILDVLERRRLLVSEGEERVFVLAVAVDSTAGMTNVSLMCLRSSAAAATGPHYRARLWSHAPRDPVTGVEERLEAEFVVESRESPCEIAVREGTLLPLQPKFLRGASRKIVLYVRIDKLKPIV; from the exons ATGGCGGAGCAGCAGAAGAGGATGCGAACTAGCAGCGGTGGCAGCACGTCCTTCTCCACGCCAAGCGCCATCGTGAAGCGAGAAGCAGAAGTGGAGCAGATGGTAGTAATCCAGGCCGGCATCCAAGCCGGCGCCGCGGCGGCGCCTACGGATCAACAAGGCAGCACGCAAGGTGATGATTCCAGCAAGTTCATGATTGTGTTCGTGGACAGAGATCGGTGGCTCCACTGCGCGGCGTGCTCCGGCCCCCTGAAGACTCCCGTATACAAG TGCGGTGCCGCTGGGCACAAAGTGTATTGCACCTGCCGCGGCGACGACAGCCCTGTCGCCAAAAGCTGCTGCCGCGCGTGCAACGGCGCCGCCGCGTCCTTCACCCTCTGCTCCGACGACTTTCAGGAACTCATCGGCTCCCACAGGGTGGCATGCCCATACAAGGCGTACGGCTGCCGCAGGCTTGTCAGCTATCTCACGGTGGACGAGCACCGGCGCGCGTGCCCGGACAAGCCATGCTCCTGCTTCGAGCTGGCGGCCGGCTGCGACGGCGGCTTCGTCGGTTCGCCGAGGACGCTCCACGACCACCTCGTCGGGCCTCTGCACTGGTGGCCCACTCGCAAGTTCGAGTATGGCAAGACCCAGATTCTAGACGTTCTGGAGCGGCGGCGCCTGCTAGTCTCGGAGGGGGAAGAGCGCGTCTTCGTCCTGGCCGTGGCCGTGGACTCCACCGCCGGGATGACCAACGTCTCACTCATGTGCCTGAGGTCGAGCGCGGCCGCTGCCACGGGGCCGCATTACAGGGCCAGGCTCTGGTCGCACGCGCCCAGAGACCCGGTGACCGGCGTGGAGGAGCGCCTTGAGGCAGAATTCGTGGTGGAGAGCCGCGAGTCACCCTGCGAGATCGCCGTCCGGGAGGGCACGCTTCTGCCGTTGCAGCCCAAGTTCCTCCGCGGCGCGTCGAGGAAGATCGTCCTCTACGTCCGCATTGATAAGCTCAAGCCCATAGTCTAG